A window of Rufibacter sp. LB8 contains these coding sequences:
- a CDS encoding DedA family protein produces MELLRQFIDLFLHLDQHLSQIISDYGTWTYIILFLIIFVETGVVVMPFLPGDSLLFAAGAFAATGVLNVWILLVLLFVAAFLGDTLNYTIGNYFGPKVFKRDYRFLKREYLLKTQAFYEKHGGKTIIFARFIPIIRTFAPFVAGVGTMKYSKFLSYNVIGGFIWVVGFVAAGFLFGNIPAVKKNFTLVIFAIILLSILPPVIELLKHKFKSNKA; encoded by the coding sequence ATGGAGTTACTCCGCCAGTTCATTGACCTTTTCCTGCATTTAGACCAGCACCTGAGTCAGATTATCTCAGATTACGGCACCTGGACCTATATCATCCTGTTCCTTATCATTTTTGTGGAGACAGGCGTGGTGGTGATGCCATTTTTGCCTGGTGACTCTTTGCTGTTTGCCGCCGGGGCCTTTGCGGCCACCGGGGTGCTCAACGTATGGATTCTGCTGGTGCTGTTGTTTGTGGCAGCCTTTCTGGGAGATACTCTGAATTATACTATAGGCAATTATTTTGGACCCAAGGTGTTCAAGCGAGACTATCGTTTCCTGAAAAGGGAGTACTTGCTCAAGACCCAGGCGTTTTATGAGAAGCACGGGGGCAAGACCATCATCTTCGCGAGGTTCATCCCCATCATCCGGACGTTTGCGCCGTTTGTGGCTGGGGTGGGCACCATGAAATACAGCAAATTCCTGTCCTATAACGTAATTGGGGGCTTTATCTGGGTAGTGGGCTTTGTGGCGGCGGGCTTTCTGTTCGGGAACATTCCAGCGGTCAAGAAAAACTTCACGCTGGTAATTTTCGCCATTATCCTGCTTTCTATTTTGCCACCCGTTATTGAGTTACTCAAGCATAAGTTCAAGTCAAACAAAGCGTAA
- a CDS encoding NAD-dependent epimerase/dehydratase family protein yields the protein MRKILVTGGTGLIGDFLLKRLLEEPCEIVALYRNTEPQLKHDRLSWEKGDVLDVLLLRGLIEGVEEVYHSAGFVSYAPQDEELLEQINVKGTANVVDVCLENPGVKLCHISSIAAINRAKGQEVIDETAKWNPSEERSAYATSKFFGEMEVWRGISEGLKAVIVNPSIVLGPGDVNRSSTQLFKYVQEERSFYSHGYANFVDVRDVVLAAVTLMEKEAWGERFILNAHQVTYLSFFQQVAAILQKKAPSTKVPAWLAEVLWRVEAVRGKLTGKRPLITKETARIAQEKHFYSNAKVKKATGMEFRPLEETLQWCCQQLSPKGLA from the coding sequence TTGAGAAAGATTTTAGTCACTGGCGGAACCGGCTTAATTGGTGATTTTCTGCTGAAGCGTCTGCTGGAGGAGCCCTGTGAGATAGTCGCGCTTTATAGAAATACAGAACCGCAACTAAAACATGACCGTCTTTCTTGGGAAAAGGGAGATGTGTTGGATGTACTTTTGCTGCGGGGGCTAATTGAAGGAGTAGAGGAAGTATACCACAGTGCGGGTTTTGTGTCATATGCTCCGCAGGATGAAGAACTGTTAGAACAAATCAACGTAAAGGGCACCGCCAATGTAGTGGATGTCTGTCTGGAAAACCCAGGCGTTAAGCTTTGCCATATAAGCTCCATTGCGGCCATTAACCGGGCCAAAGGGCAGGAAGTAATTGACGAGACAGCCAAATGGAACCCGTCAGAAGAAAGATCCGCGTATGCCACCTCTAAGTTCTTTGGCGAAATGGAAGTATGGCGCGGCATCTCTGAAGGGCTGAAAGCGGTGATCGTGAATCCATCCATTGTATTAGGGCCCGGTGACGTAAACAGAAGTAGCACACAGTTGTTTAAGTATGTGCAGGAGGAGCGTTCTTTTTACAGCCACGGCTACGCCAACTTTGTAGATGTTCGTGATGTGGTGTTGGCGGCGGTCACGTTAATGGAAAAGGAAGCATGGGGCGAGCGGTTTATCCTGAATGCCCATCAGGTCACGTACCTTTCCTTTTTCCAGCAGGTGGCGGCCATCTTGCAGAAGAAGGCGCCCAGTACCAAAGTGCCGGCTTGGCTGGCAGAAGTCTTATGGCGGGTAGAAGCGGTAAGAGGCAAATTGACCGGGAAAAGACCTTTAATCACCAAGGAAACTGCCCGCATTGCCCAGGAAAAACATTTTTACAGCAATGCAAAAGTGAAAAAGGCAACAGGCATGGAGTTTCGGCCGTTGGAAGAGACCTTGCAGTGGTGCTGTCAGCAACTTTCCCCCAAAGGGCTGGCGTAA
- a CDS encoding tyrosine-protein phosphatase: MWPILRRLFEKKDEPIQSYEGLVTDMHSHVLPGLDDGAVSIEESLQLLQALQALGFKKVCMTPHIMGDFYKNTPSMILGKLEEVRVAARDSGIDLELSCAAEYYLDEWFMAKLEGEEPLLSFGGDRKFLLIETSYMNEPSLLHQAIFSIKAAGYTPVLAHPERYTYFYGRLEKLLQLRELGVLFQINTNSITGYYSKMAQEVAKQLIQQKAVEFLGTDTHSLRHIRSLERSLKEPLLAEALKLPLLNATL; this comes from the coding sequence ATGTGGCCGATTTTAAGGCGGCTATTCGAGAAAAAAGACGAGCCCATTCAGTCGTATGAAGGGCTGGTGACAGACATGCACTCACACGTGCTGCCTGGGTTAGATGACGGGGCTGTTTCTATAGAGGAATCCTTGCAACTGCTGCAAGCCTTGCAGGCACTGGGGTTCAAAAAGGTGTGTATGACGCCCCATATAATGGGTGATTTTTACAAAAACACGCCTTCTATGATTCTGGGGAAACTGGAGGAGGTAAGAGTAGCAGCAAGGGATTCCGGGATCGACTTAGAACTCAGTTGCGCCGCCGAATATTACCTTGACGAATGGTTTATGGCCAAGCTGGAAGGGGAGGAGCCGCTTCTTTCTTTTGGCGGAGATCGGAAGTTTCTTTTGATAGAAACTTCTTATATGAATGAACCGTCTCTCTTGCACCAGGCTATCTTTTCCATTAAAGCGGCAGGATATACTCCCGTTCTGGCGCACCCAGAACGCTATACGTATTTCTATGGCCGGTTGGAGAAGCTGCTCCAGTTGCGGGAGTTGGGAGTATTGTTTCAGATTAACACTAATTCCATCACGGGCTATTACTCCAAAATGGCCCAGGAGGTAGCAAAACAGTTAATTCAACAAAAGGCTGTGGAGTTCTTGGGGACAGATACCCATTCTTTGCGTCATATTCGATCTTTGGAGAGGTCCTTAAAAGAACCGTTACTGGCAGAAGCCTTAAAATTACCGTTGTTGAACGCAACCCTTTGA
- a CDS encoding outer membrane beta-barrel protein, protein MKKSSNEENQRHSVEDVFRNGFEGAQTPPSARLWENLDRELENQELRRYRRQVIWYRAAACLLFLCLAGGLIWKYQTASLQPFAGEVAVRPASAAPETGAVAPGESAPAPEQSIAASQTQDQNPVFGSVSRNEPENATILDKSFPSIASAPGNTTKASNLAGNKPRSKVTEQVASLAQHRALPVQETSNETKAAQSEEVISTLSNETQTLAVATSAVPAVTTAPELQTRANIVDSLAPAGKSLLLLDKPQKVAVESSEKKAIIDGSVNMVSKWSVSLAYVPQYAYSPIKIQPEGNTLAATSAMAQPQMYQSYQKAVEEYNTTYKPGFSYRAVVGASYSINSHWQVESGLLYAQNEASTQHSYLIMEASPAAAGASIVVSEPVFMNYTNINAARANNLSTSNAASRVTVAPTAPYSTHYKYQQVGVPLKVSYRHAFQKLFAYVSGGVNLSLLLRNSITPENNQAPPQHFGYNDPHSPFRKWQWSTVTSAGVGYEVNRQLSFMVGPDAMYALSSVLKEEQNQPETIQVGVSLSARWKVFK, encoded by the coding sequence ATGAAAAAGTCATCAAATGAGGAAAATCAGCGCCATTCTGTGGAGGATGTCTTCCGGAATGGCTTTGAGGGAGCCCAAACGCCCCCTTCGGCCCGCCTCTGGGAAAACCTGGACCGGGAACTGGAGAACCAGGAGCTTCGCCGCTACCGCCGGCAGGTAATCTGGTATAGGGCCGCCGCGTGTCTGTTGTTTCTGTGCCTGGCCGGCGGCCTGATCTGGAAATACCAAACCGCGTCCCTCCAACCGTTTGCCGGGGAAGTAGCGGTGCGCCCAGCTTCGGCTGCCCCAGAAACGGGTGCGGTGGCACCGGGCGAATCTGCGCCTGCGCCAGAGCAATCCATAGCAGCCAGCCAAACCCAAGACCAGAATCCCGTTTTTGGCTCCGTTTCCAGAAATGAGCCCGAAAACGCAACTATTCTTGATAAATCCTTTCCATCTATTGCCAGTGCGCCAGGCAATACAACCAAGGCCAGCAATTTGGCAGGGAATAAGCCGCGTTCCAAGGTTACAGAGCAGGTAGCCAGTTTAGCACAGCACCGTGCGCTACCGGTTCAGGAAACTTCAAATGAAACTAAAGCTGCCCAATCTGAGGAAGTGATTTCAACGCTTTCAAACGAAACCCAAACCCTGGCGGTGGCCACTAGCGCAGTACCTGCCGTTACCACCGCCCCGGAATTGCAAACCAGAGCAAATATTGTTGACAGCTTGGCCCCAGCGGGAAAATCACTCCTATTACTGGACAAACCTCAGAAAGTGGCGGTAGAATCATCTGAAAAGAAAGCCATCATTGACGGCTCGGTGAATATGGTTTCCAAATGGAGTGTTTCACTGGCCTATGTGCCGCAGTATGCTTATTCGCCCATCAAAATTCAGCCGGAGGGCAACACCCTTGCCGCCACTAGCGCCATGGCCCAGCCCCAGATGTACCAGAGTTACCAGAAAGCCGTAGAGGAATACAACACCACCTACAAGCCTGGTTTCTCTTACCGCGCCGTGGTGGGGGCCAGTTACAGCATCAACAGCCATTGGCAGGTGGAGAGTGGCCTGTTGTACGCCCAGAATGAGGCCTCCACGCAGCATTCTTATTTAATCATGGAGGCTAGCCCAGCCGCTGCCGGGGCTTCTATAGTGGTGTCTGAGCCGGTGTTCATGAATTACACCAACATCAACGCTGCGCGCGCTAACAATCTTTCCACTTCCAATGCTGCCAGCCGGGTCACGGTGGCGCCTACGGCGCCTTACAGCACGCATTACAAGTACCAACAAGTAGGCGTGCCGCTTAAGGTTTCTTACCGGCATGCGTTCCAGAAGCTGTTCGCTTACGTGTCTGGCGGGGTGAACCTGAGTTTGCTCTTGCGCAATTCCATCACCCCAGAGAACAACCAGGCGCCGCCTCAGCACTTTGGGTACAATGACCCGCATTCGCCGTTCAGGAAATGGCAGTGGTCCACGGTCACCTCGGCGGGCGTGGGTTATGAAGTGAACCGGCAATTGAGTTTCATGGTGGGGCCAGATGCCATGTACGCCCTTTCATCGGTGCTCAAGGAGGAACAGAACCAGCCAGAGACTATTCAGGTGGGAGTGAGTCTGTCGGCGCGGTGGAAGGTTTTTAAATAA
- a CDS encoding phosphosulfolactate synthase, producing the protein MNYHLSHLPERTSKPRESGFTMAMDKGLSLREAEDFIEASGEYVDIVKLGWATSYVTKNLDKKIELYQAAGIPVYLGGTLFEAFVVRNQFDDYRRTLDKYKLTYAEVSDGSIEMNHDVKCEYIRTLAKDVTVLSEVGSKDAEKIIPPYKWISLMKAELEAGAWKVIGESREAGNVGLFRSTGEVRSGLVEEILTQIPFEKIIWEAPQKSQQVFFIKLLGTNVNLGNIAPNEIIPLETIRLGLRGDTFGQFLDKDMINAWL; encoded by the coding sequence ATGAATTACCACTTATCCCACTTACCAGAGCGCACCTCCAAACCTAGAGAGAGCGGTTTCACCATGGCCATGGACAAAGGCCTGAGCCTGAGAGAAGCCGAAGATTTCATTGAGGCATCTGGAGAATATGTAGATATTGTAAAGTTGGGTTGGGCCACTTCCTATGTCACTAAAAACCTGGACAAGAAGATAGAACTGTACCAGGCGGCGGGCATTCCGGTGTACTTGGGCGGAACCTTGTTTGAAGCCTTTGTGGTGCGGAATCAGTTTGACGACTACCGCCGCACGCTGGACAAATACAAACTTACCTACGCCGAAGTATCTGACGGGTCCATTGAAATGAACCATGACGTGAAGTGTGAATACATTAGAACGCTGGCCAAAGATGTGACCGTTTTGTCTGAAGTAGGCTCAAAAGACGCCGAGAAAATCATTCCGCCCTACAAATGGATCAGCCTCATGAAGGCCGAGCTGGAAGCTGGGGCCTGGAAGGTGATCGGTGAGTCCAGGGAAGCAGGTAACGTGGGTTTGTTCAGGTCTACCGGCGAAGTGAGGAGCGGTCTGGTGGAAGAGATCCTGACCCAGATTCCGTTTGAGAAAATTATCTGGGAGGCGCCACAGAAATCACAGCAGGTGTTCTTTATCAAGTTGTTAGGCACCAACGTGAATCTGGGCAACATTGCTCCCAACGAGATTATTCCCCTGGAAACCATAAGACTTGGCTTGCGCGGCGACACGTTTGGGCAGTTCCTGGACAAAGACATGATAAACGCCTGGCTCTAG
- a CDS encoding polysaccharide biosynthesis tyrosine autokinase: MSVKTANDLEELDHRLGNTELEEEDSGASIDFVTLWHVVRKSIPWVLLLILLGLSASYLFLRYTKKVYESSSTIKLDEQSEAGVLGLGQQQMMDPGVGKLQGEVDLIKSDLVYDQLKKSMPLQVSYHVEARVLDVELYKESPFTVVYEPGKFSLLDEKIYLKFISNTKYSLWIGEGSGSTHLLGEPVTIDGNELLVNRTAALDKNDLGQTYFFIVHSDQALKKYLNTNINAAILNPEAKTISISFKDFNRYKARDIVNKLDTVYLQQKLARSNQANRQTVEFLNEQLQETQDNLRKAEFDMEYFVKENKSYDVKSTLDAAMSQLQDLEKQKLDLRFKTTVLSDIQQRIQRDEDLSGTLLGLQVHLQQDPQLLQQLTLHNDLLSRRRRSLATSRGNTLSDKMVEDQIELSERKISGLITESRRFIQSQIANLDRNQARLTGEIVQAPSKETERARLARILGIYEKFYLMIMDKRVEYGISMAGTTADFQILSPASLPNEGNPVYPNAFLIYAIGLAGGLFLGVGLIGARYLMHNTVTNVRELERNTTAPVLGIVPSYNKEKMPVSKLVVNQNPKSALSESIRSIRTNLDFLSSSKKKRIISITSTISGEGKTFVAVNLGGIIAMSGQRVALLDLDMRKPKVHIALDGDNIKGMSTILIDKHTVQEGLQHTSIPGLDFISAGPTPPNPSELIMSQRFDEVLQELHQEYDVVIVDSPPVGLVTDGVLIMRKADIPLFIVRANYSKKAFLKGIDRLIRANQLTNMATILNDSQSVNMYGYSYGYGYGYGYGYGYGYYDEEVKPTMGDKLKSIFKK; the protein is encoded by the coding sequence ATGAGTGTGAAAACAGCAAATGATCTTGAAGAACTTGATCATCGCTTAGGAAATACTGAACTGGAGGAAGAGGATAGTGGCGCCAGCATTGATTTTGTCACGCTTTGGCATGTTGTCAGAAAAAGTATTCCTTGGGTCTTATTATTGATATTGCTAGGCCTTTCTGCGTCTTACCTATTTCTTAGATATACCAAAAAAGTTTACGAGTCCTCCTCTACAATCAAATTAGATGAGCAATCAGAAGCAGGCGTATTAGGACTTGGACAGCAGCAAATGATGGATCCTGGCGTTGGAAAGCTCCAAGGTGAGGTGGATCTTATCAAATCTGATTTGGTCTATGATCAATTAAAGAAGAGTATGCCACTACAGGTAAGTTACCATGTTGAGGCTAGGGTGTTAGATGTAGAGCTTTACAAGGAAAGCCCATTTACGGTTGTCTATGAGCCAGGTAAGTTTTCACTTCTAGATGAAAAGATTTATCTGAAGTTTATCTCAAACACTAAATACTCGCTTTGGATTGGGGAAGGAAGTGGGTCAACTCACTTATTGGGTGAGCCTGTGACGATTGATGGAAATGAGCTATTGGTGAATAGAACTGCTGCTTTGGATAAAAATGACTTGGGGCAAACATATTTTTTTATTGTGCATAGTGACCAAGCACTTAAGAAATACCTGAATACCAACATCAATGCGGCTATCTTAAACCCAGAGGCAAAAACCATTTCTATCTCTTTCAAAGACTTTAACCGGTACAAAGCCCGCGACATAGTTAATAAGTTAGATACGGTTTATCTGCAGCAGAAACTTGCCCGTAGCAACCAGGCCAACAGGCAAACGGTTGAATTTCTAAACGAACAGCTTCAGGAAACTCAGGACAACCTCCGGAAGGCGGAGTTTGACATGGAATACTTTGTGAAGGAGAATAAGTCATATGATGTTAAGTCCACTCTTGACGCAGCAATGAGTCAACTTCAAGATCTGGAGAAGCAAAAGCTTGACTTACGTTTCAAGACAACAGTGTTAAGTGATATTCAGCAAAGAATCCAGAGAGACGAAGACTTATCTGGCACTTTATTGGGTTTACAGGTTCATTTACAGCAAGATCCTCAGTTACTTCAGCAATTGACACTTCATAATGATTTGTTATCAAGACGCAGGAGGTCCTTAGCAACAAGTAGAGGAAATACTTTATCTGACAAAATGGTTGAGGACCAGATTGAACTTTCGGAGAGGAAGATATCTGGGTTAATTACAGAATCTCGCAGATTTATTCAAAGCCAAATTGCAAATCTTGATAGAAACCAGGCTCGGTTGACCGGCGAGATTGTACAGGCTCCGTCCAAAGAAACCGAAAGAGCGCGTCTTGCCAGGATTTTGGGAATCTACGAGAAGTTTTACCTGATGATCATGGACAAACGGGTGGAATATGGCATCTCCATGGCCGGGACTACGGCAGATTTTCAAATTTTGTCTCCTGCAAGCCTGCCCAACGAAGGGAATCCGGTATACCCCAATGCTTTTTTGATTTATGCAATTGGCTTAGCAGGCGGATTATTCCTTGGTGTCGGTTTAATTGGTGCACGTTACTTGATGCATAACACCGTCACCAACGTTCGGGAATTAGAGCGGAATACGACTGCCCCTGTCCTTGGAATCGTTCCTTCTTATAACAAGGAGAAAATGCCGGTTTCAAAACTGGTGGTGAACCAGAACCCGAAGTCGGCACTGAGCGAATCTATCAGATCTATCAGAACAAACCTGGATTTCCTGAGTTCTTCCAAAAAGAAACGGATTATCTCCATCACCTCCACTATCAGCGGCGAGGGAAAAACCTTTGTGGCGGTAAATTTGGGTGGTATCATTGCCATGTCGGGCCAACGGGTAGCGTTATTGGATTTGGATATGCGAAAGCCAAAGGTGCACATTGCCTTGGATGGTGATAATATCAAAGGTATGAGCACCATTCTGATTGATAAACATACAGTACAGGAAGGATTACAACATACTTCTATCCCTGGCCTGGATTTTATCTCTGCAGGACCCACGCCTCCCAACCCATCAGAGTTGATTATGTCCCAACGGTTTGATGAAGTTCTTCAAGAGTTACATCAGGAATATGACGTAGTCATTGTGGACAGCCCGCCGGTAGGTCTTGTGACAGATGGGGTGTTGATCATGCGCAAGGCTGATATCCCGCTGTTTATTGTGAGGGCTAATTATTCTAAGAAAGCTTTCCTAAAGGGAATAGACCGCCTAATACGGGCGAATCAGTTAACCAACATGGCTACTATCCTGAATGATTCGCAAAGCGTAAACATGTATGGGTACTCTTATGGGTATGGGTACGGCTATGGATACGGTTATGGGTATGGGTATTATGACGAGGAAGTGAAGCCCACCATGGGTGATAAGTTGAAGTCAATCTTTAAGAAATAG
- a CDS encoding polysaccharide biosynthesis/export family protein — MFRTNGDVNADLLRASATEAGRNYRIQPNDVLDIKIFTNKGEILVDPNNFLRQELMQGNTGGGGGANQRIQVEDPTYVVQPNGDVKVPMIGFVNVLGMTVAQADSMFQSRFETYYRETYVYTQVASRRVVVLGASGGKVIPLPHENMHLVEVLALAGGISTDGKAHNIRLIRDVSTSKPIVHLIDLSTVEGMQRANLRVMPNDVVYIEPVRRVFNESLRDALLVLGAVSNVLTSYLVIKNVIQ, encoded by the coding sequence ATGTTCCGGACAAATGGAGATGTAAACGCTGACCTGCTAAGGGCCTCCGCCACAGAGGCTGGGCGCAATTACAGAATCCAGCCGAACGATGTTTTGGATATTAAAATCTTCACCAACAAAGGGGAGATATTGGTTGACCCAAACAATTTCCTTCGGCAGGAATTAATGCAAGGGAATACTGGCGGAGGGGGTGGTGCCAACCAAAGGATACAAGTAGAGGACCCTACTTACGTCGTTCAGCCCAACGGTGACGTTAAGGTTCCTATGATAGGATTCGTGAATGTGCTGGGAATGACTGTGGCGCAGGCAGACAGTATGTTCCAAAGTAGGTTTGAAACTTATTACAGAGAGACCTATGTTTACACACAGGTTGCGAGTAGAAGGGTTGTGGTCTTAGGTGCTTCCGGTGGAAAAGTGATTCCGTTACCCCATGAGAACATGCATTTGGTGGAAGTACTTGCCTTGGCTGGTGGAATTTCAACTGATGGCAAAGCACATAATATCAGATTGATCAGAGATGTTTCCACCAGTAAGCCAATTGTACATCTGATAGACCTTTCCACCGTAGAAGGCATGCAACGGGCGAACCTAAGAGTTATGCCCAATGATGTGGTCTATATTGAACCAGTGAGAAGGGTATTCAATGAATCATTACGCGACGCGCTTTTGGTTTTGGGAGCTGTCAGCAATGTTCTGACTTCATACTTGGTAATTAAAAATGTTATACAGTAA
- a CDS encoding shikimate dehydrogenase, with protein sequence MEQVYGLVGQKLNHSFSQSYFTEKFRSEGITNSVYQLFELESILDFPKLIAAQPNLKGLNVTIPYKETIIPFLDGLESAAARIGAVNVVKFEDGKLIGHNSDYQGFMQSLQNFYHCYSQSQALILGTGGAAKAVQAALEYLNISYRTVSRTRQGDNLTYEDLTQSLMSSVSLIINASPVGTFPKAEEAPQIPYELLSSHHYLFDLVYNPAETLFLKKGKAMGAKTINGFEMLCLQAEVAWQIWHS encoded by the coding sequence ATGGAACAAGTATACGGGTTAGTAGGCCAAAAACTAAACCACTCCTTCTCCCAAAGCTATTTCACTGAGAAATTCAGGTCTGAGGGGATCACTAACAGCGTGTACCAGTTGTTTGAGCTGGAGTCAATTCTTGATTTCCCGAAGTTGATTGCCGCGCAGCCTAATTTGAAGGGGCTGAACGTGACTATTCCGTACAAAGAAACCATCATTCCGTTTTTAGACGGCTTGGAGTCTGCCGCGGCCCGTATTGGCGCGGTGAACGTGGTTAAGTTTGAAGACGGAAAGTTGATTGGCCATAACTCAGACTACCAGGGCTTCATGCAGTCTTTGCAGAATTTCTACCATTGCTATTCCCAGAGCCAGGCCTTGATCTTGGGCACGGGTGGCGCGGCAAAAGCGGTGCAAGCGGCCTTGGAATACCTGAACATCTCGTACCGCACGGTTTCCAGGACCCGGCAGGGAGACAACCTGACTTATGAGGACCTGACCCAGAGCCTGATGTCGTCGGTGTCGTTGATTATCAATGCCTCGCCGGTGGGCACATTTCCCAAGGCAGAGGAGGCGCCTCAGATACCGTATGAGCTGTTGTCAAGCCACCATTACCTGTTTGATTTGGTGTACAATCCCGCAGAGACGCTGTTCCTGAAAAAAGGAAAAGCCATGGGCGCCAAAACCATCAACGGGTTTGAGATGCTGTGCCTGCAGGCCGAGGTAGCCTGGCAAATATGGCATAGCTAA
- a CDS encoding lipopolysaccharide assembly protein LapB, producing the protein MDDNFEDFSSEDLDLVQRFESMLETNVSVFFDLSDFEVIIDYYANTFNYSQALKACDVGIAQYPFSTELLIDKAQVLAMLGAFDEALVLVDEVAELDPENEDIPLTKGIIFNQKGDFALAIDHFKQAIEKAEVKDDILFNIGLSYQSWGKFKAAMKYYKKSLRMNSENELALQELLYCLEITGEGESVVSFFQEFVDEDPYSAPAWFNLGLAHSRLGNYEKAVGAYEYATLIKPEFAAAYVNLANNFVYLGEFSKAIEAFLAAAEQTGPNADILCNIGECYEKLSQWDLSHKYYQKAIDLSPDMDEAWFGIGVILDLQEKWLEAVHHYRKAISFFSDNAEYWMALAAAEYQMGNIISSVEAYEHASTLAPENKDIWLNWSIILYEQGNFDGAIDLLLNALELQPDEAELQYRLCAYSLAAGKYKQAYNYLENALILDFDKHKLLFEFFPELESQRALARLIDQYRK; encoded by the coding sequence ATGGACGATAATTTTGAGGATTTTTCCAGCGAGGACTTGGACCTGGTCCAACGGTTTGAAAGCATGCTGGAAACCAATGTTTCTGTTTTTTTTGACCTGTCAGATTTTGAGGTAATCATTGATTACTATGCTAATACCTTCAACTACAGCCAGGCACTGAAAGCCTGTGATGTGGGCATTGCGCAATATCCGTTTTCCACCGAACTCTTGATTGACAAAGCCCAGGTGCTAGCCATGCTGGGGGCCTTTGACGAGGCGTTGGTGCTGGTGGACGAGGTGGCCGAACTGGACCCGGAAAACGAAGACATCCCCTTGACCAAAGGCATCATCTTCAACCAGAAAGGCGATTTTGCGCTGGCCATTGACCACTTTAAGCAAGCCATTGAAAAGGCAGAGGTAAAAGATGACATCCTGTTCAACATAGGGTTGTCTTACCAAAGCTGGGGCAAGTTCAAGGCGGCCATGAAGTACTACAAGAAGAGCCTCAGAATGAACAGTGAGAACGAGCTGGCCCTGCAGGAATTGCTTTATTGCCTTGAAATAACCGGCGAAGGGGAATCTGTGGTCAGTTTCTTCCAGGAATTTGTGGACGAAGACCCTTATTCGGCCCCTGCTTGGTTTAATTTGGGCCTGGCGCATAGCCGACTGGGCAATTACGAGAAAGCTGTGGGCGCCTATGAATACGCTACGCTAATCAAACCTGAGTTTGCGGCAGCCTATGTAAACCTGGCCAACAACTTTGTGTACCTGGGCGAGTTCTCCAAAGCCATTGAGGCCTTTCTGGCGGCCGCAGAGCAAACCGGTCCTAATGCCGATATCCTGTGCAATATTGGTGAATGTTATGAAAAACTGTCGCAGTGGGACCTGTCACATAAATACTACCAAAAAGCCATTGACCTCTCGCCAGACATGGACGAGGCCTGGTTTGGCATTGGCGTGATCCTGGACCTGCAGGAAAAATGGTTAGAGGCGGTACACCATTACCGCAAGGCCATTTCGTTTTTCTCAGACAACGCAGAATACTGGATGGCCCTGGCCGCGGCGGAATACCAAATGGGGAACATTATCTCCAGCGTGGAAGCCTATGAACACGCCAGTACCCTGGCACCGGAGAACAAAGACATCTGGTTGAACTGGTCCATTATCTTGTATGAACAGGGTAATTTTGACGGGGCTATTGACCTTCTCTTGAATGCCCTGGAACTGCAGCCAGACGAAGCAGAGCTGCAATACCGGCTCTGCGCTTACAGTTTGGCGGCAGGAAAGTACAAACAGGCATATAATTATCTGGAAAATGCCTTAATTTTGGACTTCGACAAGCACAAGCTTCTCTTTGAATTCTTTCCTGAGCTGGAATCTCAGCGGGCTTTGGCCCGGCTTATTGACCAGTATCGTAAATAA
- a CDS encoding RNA polymerase sigma factor encodes MKILPEQAVHEADLIKGVVAGKREAQHLLYQAYAGKMLAVSRRYAHTDFEAEDILQDAFLKVFQHVGKFKQECPLEFWIKRIVINTALKHQRANRHLTVTEQEEETWEDAGDQGLENQYGYEELLQLVRSLPPRYQAVFNLYAIEGFSHKEIGVMLDITESTSKSQYSRARASLRQALMRLEQPYEKVIK; translated from the coding sequence TTGAAGATTCTACCAGAACAAGCTGTACATGAAGCCGACCTGATCAAGGGTGTGGTGGCGGGCAAAAGAGAGGCCCAACACCTGCTGTACCAGGCGTACGCCGGCAAAATGCTGGCTGTGAGCCGAAGGTATGCCCATACAGATTTTGAGGCCGAGGACATTCTGCAAGACGCGTTCCTGAAGGTGTTCCAGCACGTGGGCAAGTTCAAGCAGGAGTGCCCGCTGGAGTTCTGGATCAAACGCATTGTCATCAACACGGCTTTAAAACACCAGCGCGCCAACCGCCACCTCACCGTCACGGAGCAGGAAGAGGAAACCTGGGAAGACGCCGGGGACCAAGGCCTGGAGAATCAATACGGCTATGAGGAACTGCTGCAGTTGGTGCGGTCCTTGCCGCCCCGCTACCAGGCGGTGTTCAATTTGTACGCCATTGAAGGATTCTCGCACAAAGAGATTGGGGTCATGCTGGACATCACGGAGAGTACGTCAAAGTCACAATATTCCCGCGCCCGCGCCAGTTTGCGGCAGGCGCTCATGCGATTAGAGCAACCATATGAAAAAGTCATCAAATGA